One Pseudomonas sp. AN-1 genomic region harbors:
- a CDS encoding NAD+ synthase, with amino-acid sequence MSQVLRVAMAQLNLRVGDVHGNVERIIEAAGRARAQWQADVIVFPELSLCGYPPEDLLLRASMQLRIEAALERLCREVRGIRLLVGFPWVDGERRYNACALLDDGAVVARYCKQKLPNYQVFDEKRYFDAGEAPCVVDIAGVPVALSICEDIWHPEPMAAARDAGARLMLNMNASPFHLGKQAEREATLAARAAEGGMPVVYVNQVGGQDELVFDGGSCVVAPGGHVLQRAPACEEGLFLAELRVDDELVQPQPGACAALAGEEASVYGALVLGVRDYVHKNGFKGVVLGLSGGVDSALTLAIAVDALGADKVEAVMMPYRYTAQMSLEDAEAEARTLGVSYQVLPIAPMVEAFMDTLAPVFAGLGRDTTEENLQARCRGTLLMAISNKKGYLVLTTGNKSEVAVGYCTLYGDMAGGFDVLKDVPKTLVFRLCQYRNSLAGEVIPQRVIDRPPSAELAPDQKDEDSLAPYPVLDEILRLYVEEDLSADAIIARGFAADTVRKILRLVDLNEYKRRQAAVGPRITQRGFGRDRRYPITSGWRLGE; translated from the coding sequence ATGAGTCAAGTCCTGCGGGTCGCCATGGCCCAGCTCAACCTGCGCGTCGGCGATGTCCACGGCAACGTCGAGCGCATCATCGAGGCGGCCGGGCGCGCCCGGGCGCAGTGGCAGGCCGACGTGATCGTGTTCCCCGAGCTGTCGCTGTGCGGCTATCCGCCGGAGGACCTGCTGCTGCGCGCCAGCATGCAGCTGCGCATCGAGGCGGCGCTGGAGCGCCTGTGCCGCGAAGTGCGCGGCATCCGCCTGCTGGTCGGCTTCCCGTGGGTCGACGGCGAGCGGCGCTACAACGCCTGCGCCCTGCTCGACGACGGCGCCGTGGTGGCGCGCTACTGCAAGCAGAAACTGCCCAACTACCAGGTGTTCGACGAGAAGCGCTACTTCGACGCCGGCGAGGCGCCCTGCGTGGTGGACATCGCCGGCGTGCCGGTGGCGCTGAGCATCTGCGAGGACATCTGGCACCCCGAGCCGATGGCCGCGGCGCGCGATGCCGGTGCGCGGCTGATGCTGAACATGAATGCCTCGCCGTTCCACCTCGGCAAGCAGGCCGAGCGCGAGGCGACCCTGGCGGCACGCGCTGCCGAAGGCGGCATGCCGGTGGTCTACGTCAATCAGGTCGGTGGCCAGGACGAGCTGGTGTTCGACGGCGGCTCCTGCGTGGTGGCCCCCGGCGGCCACGTGCTGCAGCGTGCGCCGGCCTGCGAGGAGGGGCTGTTCCTCGCCGAGCTGCGGGTCGACGACGAGCTGGTGCAGCCGCAGCCCGGCGCCTGCGCGGCGCTGGCCGGCGAGGAGGCCAGCGTGTACGGCGCGCTGGTGCTCGGCGTGCGCGACTACGTGCACAAGAACGGCTTCAAGGGCGTGGTGCTCGGCCTGTCCGGCGGCGTCGACTCGGCGCTGACCCTGGCCATCGCCGTGGATGCCCTCGGCGCCGACAAGGTGGAGGCGGTGATGATGCCCTACCGCTACACCGCGCAGATGAGCCTCGAGGACGCCGAGGCCGAGGCGCGCACCTTGGGCGTGAGCTACCAGGTGCTGCCGATCGCGCCGATGGTCGAGGCGTTCATGGACACCCTGGCGCCGGTGTTCGCCGGTCTCGGCCGCGACACCACCGAGGAGAACCTGCAGGCGCGCTGCCGCGGCACCCTGCTGATGGCGATCTCCAACAAGAAGGGCTACCTGGTGCTGACCACCGGCAACAAGAGCGAGGTGGCGGTGGGCTACTGCACCCTGTACGGCGACATGGCCGGCGGCTTCGACGTGCTCAAGGACGTGCCCAAGACCCTGGTGTTCCGCCTCTGCCAGTACCGCAACAGCCTGGCCGGCGAGGTGATCCCGCAGCGGGTGATCGACCGTCCGCCATCGGCCGAGCTGGCGCCGGACCAGAAGGACGAGGATTCGCTGGCGCCCTATCCGGTGCTCGACGAGATCCTGCGTCTGTACGTCGAGGAGGACCTGTCGGCCGACGCCATCATCGCCCGCGGCTTCGCCGCCGATACCGTGCGCAAGATCCTGCGCCTGGTCGATCTCAACGAGTACAAGCGCCGCCAGGCCGCGGTCGGCCCGCGCATCACCCAGCGCGGCTTCGGTCGCGACCGCCGCTACCCGATCACCTCGGGCTGGCGCCTCGGCGAGTGA
- a CDS encoding PP0621 family protein: MARLLSLIALLAIAWWLWRRFTRPQRPQPPAAPKAQPMVRCAQCGVHVPRAEALAHDNRWYCSRAHLEQDNPPEQR, encoded by the coding sequence ATGGCTCGCCTACTGTCCCTGATCGCCCTGCTGGCCATCGCCTGGTGGCTGTGGCGGCGCTTCACCCGGCCGCAGCGCCCGCAGCCGCCCGCCGCCCCCAAGGCCCAGCCGATGGTGCGCTGCGCCCAGTGCGGCGTGCACGTGCCCCGCGCCGAGGCCCTCGCCCACGACAACCGCTGGTACTGCAGCCGTGCCCACCTCGAACAGGACAATCCCCCTGAACAGCGCTGA
- a CDS encoding sensor histidine kinase — protein sequence MNSAELWAPSAEQGQRILRLYHLYRLSVGLALVLLISSDMHRELLEMADPQLFRFGSWAYLAINVVLGVLLQQTCRSLALFALALFDVTLLSTLFYAGGGLSSGLAPLLVISVAIANSMLRGRLGLVIAALASSGLIYLTFYLSLSKSAAASQYVQAGALGALCFAAALIIQALGRRLQQSESLARRHAADVADLQALNALILQRMRTGILVLDPQRRVLLANPSSLTLLGQRQLVTQSLDEHCPALLECLHQWQENPALRPQTLQGFAEGPALQPSFVPLQRKGERNLLIFLEDVSQIAQQAQQLKLAALGRLSAGIAHEIRNPLGAISHAAQLLQEAEDLGPADRRLTQIILDHSRRMNLVIENVLQLSRRREAEPQLLDLRYWLHRFAGELRESRRGDAVLHLECATGSIQTRMDPQQLTQILTNLVQNGLRHSARKHDKGQVWLRLFRDEQTQLPVLEVVDDGDGIPPEQRGNLFEPFFSTESKGTGLGLYISRELCESNRARLDYVPREGSGACFRITFAHPKTAS from the coding sequence CTGAACAGCGCTGAACTCTGGGCGCCGAGCGCCGAGCAGGGCCAGCGCATCCTGCGTCTGTACCACCTGTACCGGCTGAGCGTCGGCCTGGCCCTGGTGCTGCTGATCTCCAGCGACATGCACCGCGAGCTGCTGGAGATGGCCGATCCCCAGCTGTTCCGCTTCGGCAGTTGGGCCTACCTGGCGATCAACGTGGTGCTCGGCGTGCTGCTGCAGCAGACCTGCCGCTCGCTGGCGCTGTTCGCCCTGGCGCTGTTCGACGTGACCCTGCTCAGCACCCTGTTCTACGCCGGCGGCGGCCTGTCCAGCGGCCTGGCGCCGCTGCTGGTGATCTCGGTGGCGATCGCCAACAGCATGCTGCGCGGGCGCCTGGGCCTGGTGATCGCCGCGCTGGCCAGCAGCGGGCTGATCTACCTGACCTTCTACCTCAGCCTCAGCAAGTCGGCCGCCGCCAGCCAGTACGTGCAGGCCGGCGCCCTCGGCGCGCTGTGCTTCGCCGCCGCGCTGATCATCCAGGCCCTCGGCCGCCGCCTGCAGCAGAGCGAGAGCCTGGCCCGCCGCCACGCCGCCGACGTCGCCGACCTGCAGGCGCTCAACGCGCTGATCCTGCAGCGCATGCGCACCGGCATCCTGGTCCTCGACCCGCAGCGCCGCGTGCTGCTGGCCAACCCCAGCAGCCTGACCCTGCTCGGCCAGCGCCAGCTGGTGACCCAGTCGCTCGACGAACACTGCCCGGCCCTGCTCGAGTGCCTGCACCAGTGGCAGGAAAACCCCGCGCTGCGTCCGCAGACCCTGCAGGGCTTCGCCGAAGGCCCGGCGCTGCAGCCGAGCTTCGTCCCGCTGCAGCGCAAGGGCGAGCGCAACCTGCTGATCTTCCTCGAGGACGTCTCGCAGATCGCCCAGCAGGCGCAGCAGCTCAAGCTGGCCGCCCTCGGCCGCCTCAGCGCCGGCATCGCCCACGAGATCCGCAACCCGCTGGGCGCCATCAGCCACGCCGCCCAGCTGCTGCAGGAAGCCGAGGATCTCGGCCCGGCGGACCGCCGCCTGACCCAGATCATCCTCGACCACTCGCGGCGCATGAACCTGGTGATCGAGAACGTCCTGCAGCTGTCGCGCCGCCGCGAGGCCGAGCCGCAGCTGCTCGACCTGCGCTACTGGCTGCACCGCTTCGCCGGCGAGCTGCGCGAAAGCCGGCGCGGCGACGCGGTGCTGCACCTGGAGTGCGCGACCGGCTCGATCCAGACGCGCATGGACCCGCAGCAGCTGACCCAGATCCTCACCAACCTGGTGCAGAACGGCCTGCGCCACAGCGCGCGCAAGCACGACAAGGGGCAGGTCTGGCTGCGCCTGTTCCGCGACGAGCAGACCCAGCTGCCGGTGCTCGAGGTGGTCGACGACGGCGACGGCATCCCGCCGGAGCAGCGCGGCAACCTGTTCGAACCCTTCTTCAGCACCGAGAGCAAGGGCACCGGCCTCGGCCTGTACATCTCCCGCGAGCTGTGCGAGAGCAACCGCGCCCGCCTC